In Metarhizium brunneum chromosome 3, complete sequence, a genomic segment contains:
- the ERV14 gene encoding ER-derived vesicles protein ERV14: MSGEAWLYLLAVLINAVNLFLQVFFTIMYSDLECDYINPIELCNRLNAYIIPEAAVHGFLTFLFLINGYWLALILNLPLLAWNAKKIVDNTHLLDATEIFRKLNIHKKESFAKLAFHLVMFFFYLYSMIVALIRDESS; the protein is encoded by the exons ATGTCCGGAGAGGCTTGGCTGTACCTGCTGGCTGTGTTGATCAACGCGGTCAACCTTTTCCTCCAGGTCTTCTTCACTATCATGTATAGCGATCTGGAATG TGATTACATCAACCCAATCGAGCTCTGCAACCGCTTAAACGCCTATATTATTCCCGAAGCTGCCGTACATGGATTTTTGACTTTTCTGTTCCTTATCAATGGCTATTGGCTGGCACTTATCCTAAACTTGCCCCTGCTTGCCTGGAATGCCAAAAA GATTGTTGATAACACCCATTTGTTGGACGCTACAGAAATCTTCCGGAAGCTGAACATTCACAAGAAG GAGTCGTTCGCCAAGTTGGCTTTTCACCTTGTTATGTTCTTCTTTTACCTGTACAGCATGATTGTGGCGCTTATCCGAGATGAATCATCCTAA